CAGCACAAAATAATTATTAACGAATTCCATCTCTTCCCGAAGAGAAATGAGTGCACCTTTAGATTTTAAAGACTTACGGAAAAATTCGGCCAGATGGATCAGAAGTCTTCTGGCCCGGTTCGGGTTGGTTCGGCTGGTGGCAATAATTGTATTCAGAACATTAAAAAAGAAATGCGGATTGATCTGAGCCTGAAGAGCATCGAGTCTGGCTTCCATCGTCAGATTGGTCTGATGGTCCAGTTCAGCTACTTCCACCTGAAGGCTTAAAATCTGGCCCATGCCAAGTGCAAGCCTGATCAGGTCAGGAGAAATCTTTCCGCCCTTCGTTTCATAGAGCTTAAATGTTCCGACAACATTTCCTTTGCAGGAAAGCGGAACAATGACTGCCGCAGCCAAAGGACAGTCACACGTGTCCGACATCGGGCAGTTTAACTCTTCCTGCGTCTGAACAACTTTATATTTTGCAGTCTGTATGACTTCTCTAGTCGCTGCCGTCAGAATCTTATCACCGGGATGGTGCCTGTCGCAGCCTGCCCCAAGATAGGCGAGCTGTTTCTCACAATCGGTGATCGAGACTGCGGCCACCTGAGCAATCCCCTGAATGATTTTGGCAATGGCTTCGGCGTTTTGTTTATTCAGACCGCCGCGCAGGTAAGGAAGTGTTTCGTTAGCGATCTTTACACTCAGGTCTGCCCTGCTTAACGTATGCAGCGGTACGGCCTTTTTCTCTAAATTTTTTATATACCAGAATAAATATCCGGCATCAATCACCATAAAAGCGGCCAACAGAAAAGTATTCTGCAAATAAAGACCCAGAGCGATTTCAAGGGCGATGACCGGAACAAGGATTACATTCATATTTTTCATCGTCACACCTCCCTAAGAAATTATTTCAATAAGCTCCGGACTTTTTTATTGCCATTCTCCGAGCTGACTACGAGAAGAATATCTCCTTCTTCGAGCAGGAAGTCGGCTTCAGGAGAAAAATTCTCATTGCCGTTTCTGACAACCCCTACGACTGTTGCTCCAGTTTCTTCTCTGACTTTAAGCTCTCTCAGGGAACAGCCGATTGCGGATGATTCCGGCTGGATTTTAAGTTCTTCAACGTCATTCCAGCGAGAGATATATCGGTCGGCATAGGTCGAAACTTTCTGAAGCAGCACATCGATTTGCCCGTCAATTTCCTTTCTCTGCTCCATCAGGCTTTTCAACTCGTCAATAAAGGCTTGAACCTCATTTTTTTGGTCAAAAGACTTTAAAAATTTTTCGGCCTCTATCCTGGAGTTCACAATGATGCCAATACCCGGTTTTACTCTGACGACTCCTTCATTTTGCAGAATAGCAATTGCCCGACGGATCGTCTCCGGAGAAACATTGAATCTTCCTGCCAGGGTCGACCTTCCGTGGATTTTATCCCCTTCACGGAACTCGCCGAGAACGACGGCATGCGCGATCTCATTCGCGATTTCCTGATATTTGGCCTGCTCCAAGATATGATCCCTTTCTTTCTTTGCTGATTTCAGATACCTAGTACCATGTCAATCAATCCGTATCTTCTCATGCACGTATCAAATTTTTGCCTTTTACGTAATTCTACCCTAGGGAGTTGGGGAAGACAATCTTTTCTATAAAAAAAGACCATTTCCAGGCAATATTGGAGCAGCGCCATACCCTCAAATCTTTTCATTATTTGACGTGATCGGACATTTTAACCCTCTTGACTCCCGACAACTTACAATGCTATGATTGGTTGGCAGTATAATTTTTAGCGTTGCTATTTTGTATGATATGGAGGTTTTTTCTGTAATTAGCATTTGAAAGGGGGGCTAAATATGGCAATCGAGCTATATAGACCGCATCGTGATTATCACTATTTTTCTATTAAACGTGCCGAAGAATTAAAGCAGCGGATCGAACCCTATCTGCAAAAAGCTAATCAGATACCTGCCGGACTGAATCTGACAGATTTATATTCTGCCCAGAAGGAAAGGATCCTCCAATACTTCGGGGCAACCCAGGAAATTTGGGATGACTGGCGTTGGCAAATGAGCCACAGGATCACGGATGTCAACACGCTGGATTCTCTTTTTCCGTTAACTGATGCTCAAAAAAATGAGATCTCAACAGTCGGCCGGATATACCGCTGGGCTGTATCACCGTATTACCTCAGTTTAATGGATTTTAGCAACCCTGAAGACCCCATCCTTCTGCAGGGAATACCCAAAATAGAAGAGCTGTTTGATAAAAGCGGAGAAGAAGATCCAATGGGAGAAGCCTTAACCTCTCCCGCTCCTTGTATCACCAGACGCTATCCGGACCGCTTGATCATTAATGTTACCAACATGTGCGGCATGTACTGCCGTCACTGCCAACGCCGGCGCAATATCGGCGAAACAGACGGACACAAGGAAAAAGAAGACCTGAAAGTCGCGCTGGATTATATCCGTGAGAACCCAGAAATCCGGGATGTGCTGATCACAGGCGGGGATGCGTTTCTTTTAAGTGACCAGACCATCGAATGGCTGCTTGCTGAACTTCATAGTATTCCGCATGTTGAAATCAAACGCCTTGGAACCAGGGTCCCTGTAACCCTGCCAATGCGGATTACCGATGAACTTCTAGCCATACTTGCCAAATATCCGCCAATCTATATCAATACTCAATTTAATCATCCGAAAGAAGTAACCCTGGAAGCCAAAAAGGCTGCAGATAGGCTTGTTTCAGCCGGTGTTGTGCTTGGGAATCAGGCCGTACTGCTCAAAGGCATCAATACAGACCCCGATGTCATGAAGAAAATGAATCAGGAATTACTGAAAATCCGTGTCCGTCCCTACTATATCTTTCACGCCAAAAACGTCAAAGGCACCCGGCATTTTATTCCGTCCATTCAGGAAGGTCTAGCCGTGATGGAAGCGCTCAGAGGCTTCACCTCCGGTCTGGCCGTTCCAACCTATATTATCAATGCACCAAAAGGAGGCGGCAAAACCCCGCTTCTCCCCCAATATCTTCTTTCCCTCGATGAACACCGGGCTGTTTTGAAGACGTGGGAAGGGAAAATTGTTTATTATGAGAATCATTACGCTGATGAAGGCTAAGTTTGATTGCATGCCTTAGTCATATAGAAGTCAGTAAAATCACTCTCTCAAGTAAAATCCCGTTAACCGCATTTACCAGGTTAACGGGATTTTGGCGTTATAATGAATTCCTTGAAAGCTTCCTCTTCGTTCCATCTCTTGGTCGATGCCGTTTAAGACCTCCCATTTACGTCGGGTCCACATTGGGGCAATGACATCATTGAGAGGTCCGTCGCCCATAAGTCTGTGGATGATCATATTGGGAGGAAGAATCTCCAGGATATTGGCTACGAGATCTATATATTGTTCCATTGAAAGCAGTTGAAGACTCCCCTGGCTGTAGAGATCCGCAAGCGGAGTCCCTCTTAAAATATGAAGCGAATGAATCTTTATACCCTGTATCGGGATTTGACTGATCACCTGTGCTGTCCTGAACATTTCCTCCCGGGTTTCACAGGGAAGCCCCATGATGATATGGGTACAGACCTGGATATTCCTTTGTCTGAGCTTATTCACACCCTCCAGGAAACAGTCAAAATCATGTCCCCTGTTCAGCCAGTCCAGTGTTTTGTTATGAACAGACTGCACACCCAGTTCTACCCATAGATAGGTCTGTTTATTCAGGTCTTCCAGAACATCAAGGATCGCTTCGTTCAGACAGTCCGGTCTGGTCGAAACGGATATGCCGACGACATCTTCCAGCGCTAACGCTTCCTGGTACAAATTTTCCAGATAATCTTCAGGACCATACGTCGCAGAAAACGATTGAAAATAAGCAATATATTTCGCTTTTGGCCATTTTTTCAAAGTCCTCTCCCGAACCTGGTTAAACTGTTCGCGAATGGACAGCCCTCTTTGCCCTGCAAAATCTCCGGAACCTTTTTCACTGCAAAATATACAGCCTCCATCACTTATCGTCCCATCCCGGTTCGGGCAGCTGAGACCTGCATCCAAAGATACTTTGATGACTTTTTCACCAAAAAATCCGCGGAAATGTTCATTTAATGTATAATAGCGTTTGTTCATGTTCAACCCCGGTTTCAACGTGCAATATCGTATCTCTTTTGCTAGGTCATGTGTTAAATAAGTCTCTGCATCATAGACTTGTCTTGTGTCATAGATACTTCTTTGTCTTTTCCTGTATCCTATTATAGCTTTAGTTGGTCTGAAACAAAACAACAATGGCGAAGAAACCTGTAATTTCTCCATATAAAGCCAGAAACCGGAATCAAATGTATTTCCAGCCTAGCGGTGGCATACATCTGGATTCCGGTCTCATTATCTTCATAAGATTACATCTGCATATCATACTTTAGGTCTGCACTTATACCGCAATCTTGTTGCTTCTATAAATTATAGATCGAATTTGCTGTTAATCCTTCAAAATCGGGATAAGCACTTTCTCCGTGTTGGGTTGTATCAAGACCGCTGACCTGTTCAGCGTCTGTAGCTGTGAGCGGAGTGATTGCTCCGATGACTTTCAGTAGGATAAACGTTACCAGACCTGCGTATATATACGTTGCCAGTACTGCGATGAGCTGTATGCCGACTTGATGGAACTCACCAGAGTAGAACAGGCCGTCTTTACCGAGAGGGTTAACTGCGGTTGTGCAGAAGATGCCTGTCGCCAGAGCTCCCCAGGTTCCGCCGATTCCGTGGATGCCAAAGGCATCCAGCGCGTCGTCATAACCAAGCTTATCTTTAAGGATTGCAACTGCAAAGTAGCATAATCCGCCGGCTACAAGGCCAATTACCATTGCGGAGGCATTTGTTACATAGGCACAAGCAGGTGTTATGGCTACCAGTCCGGCAACAGCTCCGGAAATTGCACCCAGGACAGTGGGCTTTCCACGGTGCAGTTTTTCTGCAACGACCCAGCCCAAAAGCCCTAAGGCAGCTGCAATAAATGTGGTCACAAAAGCGATTACTGCAATTCCGTCAGCCGCCAGTTCACTGCCTGCATTAAAGCCAAACCAGCCAAACCATAGCAGGGTTCCGCCCAGAATCACGTAAGGAATATTATGCGGAATAGTCGGATCTGTAGACTTATTGATGCGTTTTCCGATCACAAGTGCTGCGATCAGACCGGAGAAACCTGAACTGATATGAACGACAGTACCGCCGGCAAAATCAAGTGCACCTAAATTTCCAAGCCAGCCGCCCCCCCATACCCAGTGCGCGATCGGAACGTACACCAGTAAACTCCAGAAACTCATCAACAAAACAAATGCGGGAAAACGCAAGCGTTCGGCTGTTGCCCCAGTCATCAAGGCCGGTGTCAGGATCGCGAACATCATCTGAAAAACCATAAAAAGCAGATGCGGAATCGTAGCGCCTTCAGTTCGCGGCTCCAGCCCTACGCCATTCAACATCAGATGGTCGAGCCCGCCAATGACTGAACCGATATCCGGTCCAAAAGCAAGCGAATAACCTAAAACTACCCAGATAAGTGTTACAACACCCATTGCTATAATACTTTGCATCATCATGGATAAAACATGACGTTTTTTAACCAGTCCTCCGTAAAAAAAGGCCAGACCGGGTGTCATTAACATAACAAGTGCGGTGGAAATAATCATAAACCCAATATCCCCAGTTGTGTAATTCATTTTCTTCTCCTCCTTAGTTTCTTGATGTTTCTTAGGTTTTATAGATAGTCTGATACAAGTCTTTAGCCACGCGCCGATTGACTAATAAAAAAAGCCTCAAAAAAGTATTGCACTTTTTTGAGGCCCCGTTGCCTGATTGACTTGCGTATAACAAACGATCTATCTGTACTATATTACCCGGTAAACAATCTGTAAAGAGGTTTTTCGTTTAAATAATGTATACATTCCTGTATACATTATTTAATATTACGCATATCCGGTTAATCCTAAACCTGTCATTGGTCATAAGAGTCCAACTCCCCAAATTTCTTGACCGCATCGGCATTTCCCTTCTGTGGTTTTAACGGTGACCTGCATGTCTCTGGTAATAACCTCCTGACCGCATTGCGGACAATAGGTTGTGTTGCCTCCTGCCATATTTCCAAGGTACACATACGGTAGGCAATCTTTGGCCAACCCCCATAGTTTCTTCAGCTTCTTTTCATCTGTTGCCGGTATTTTGCTTTTATGCATTGGATGATATTTGCTCAAATGCCACGCCAGCGGAACATTTAAGCCGGACAGCCATTTGGCCAGCGCCTTAATTTCCTGCGGATTGTCATTCAAGCTGGGGATAATAAGCGTTGTGATCTCGGTATGAACATTTGATACCAGCGTTTCAACTGTTTTTAGCACCCACTCCAGTTTCCCACCGGTGTATTTCTCGTAGAATTCAGGGGTAAACCCTTTGATATCAATATTGACCGCATCGATGTAAGGGATTAGATATTCGAGGTATTTCTGTTCGATAATCCCATTGGATACCAGAACGACCTTTCCTCCCCGTTCTTTGACCAGCGGAGCTGTCTCCATGATCATTTCGTACCAGACCAGAGGCTCCGTATACGTAAAGCAAATTCCGACGGACTGGTCTTCCCCGGCCATTTCTGTCAGCCGCTTCGGGGAAATCCGGCGTCCCTGCTCATATTTCTGAGAGATCTCATGGTTCTGGCAGAAGAAGCAGTGCAGGTTGCAGCCATAGCTGCCGACTGAGAATATCCAGCTTCCCGGATAGAAATGATAAAGCGGTTTCTTCTCCACAGGATCAAGATGGAACGCAGCGACTTCAGCGAAAGTCAGCGGTATGATTTCACCGTTCCGACACCCTCTGACCTTACAGAATCCTGACTGGCCTTCTTTGAGTTTGCAGTGATGCGGACATAGGGGACATTCAGAAAATCCTGCCATATGCTTCATCCCTCTTTCCTGTTATTCAAAAAAACGTTCGACTTCAAAACGCCAGAGCTCGACTTCCTCCCCCGGATCAATACCAGCTTTCTGTTTGGCTATTCCGACCTGTTCTTCAACCGTATCAATCCCTTCGAGATGCGGCAGCAACAGCCCGACCTTTCCACCCCGGCGTACGACTACCCCGTAACGCTGAGGATCCAGTTCTTCAGGCCCAGTAATCTTCTCCGTGTCTCCAAGAACATCGACAGATACAGATATTAAGGGCAGTTCTTCCGGTTGGACCGGCCAAAAGCGCGGATCCTGGGTACCTGCTGCTATGGCGTTATGTCTAATCTCTGAAGCTAGGTCTTCTCTTACCGGTTGGATCGTGCCAATGCAACCCCGCAAAGTCCCATCCTTTTTAAGGGAAACAAAGCAGCCTTTCTTTTCTTTCAGTAGAGTGTCTCCAGGAATATTTAACCTGTCAAAAGGCTGGGATGTAAGATAGTAAGTCAGGCATTCCCTGGCATAACCCGCAATCGGTGAAGAACGAAATATCTCAGCAATGAGATAACCTACACCAAACGGTCCTTCATAGGAGAGAACCTTAATCGCGCCTTCTCTCGCCCCGAGTGCAAACAGCAGGGAATGATAGCCGCACTGACCTGCTTCATCCAAAAGACTAGCGGGAATCCCCCTGAGCAGTGTTGTATCTCTTTTCAATCCTTTGACTATAAGCTGGTCCAGTTTGGGGCCTGAAGGGTGGAATCCATAAGGTCCGTCTTCTTTGAGCCGGTGGGAAAGGTCACCGCTTGCAATCAAGGCGCAGCGTTCAGCTGCATCATTTAAAATTTGGCCAACTTTTTTTCCGTAATGTTCCGGACGGCTCATCGGCATGCTTAAGATAACAATCTTCCCGGACCATCCGGCTTGATGGAGGAAGTAAAGCGGAATGAGTGAACCATGATCAAGCTCTGCCCGGACAGGAATAGCATCAGGAATCTTTTCCCTGATGGTCTCCGCGAGTTGCTGATCTGTTTCAAAGCTTAAGCTAACCTGTCCTGCCCCAAAACGGCTGAAACTCCCGGAGAGAGAGTCACCGTCTAAGATTACCAAACCCTGCTCGGCCAGCTGCGCATGAGGAGATACAATCAGAACCGTCTGCGTATTCATCCTGATGACTTGCTGAACAAGCGTCCTATAAGCCTCTGCTGTTTGCTGACAACCCTTTTCTTCACCATGCCCGACCTCAGGCACAAGAATCGGAGGATGAGGAACAAATCCTACATAGACAAGACTCATAGCAATACCTCCTTAGTTTCTGGTATATTGAGAATTAAAAATTCATTTTATCCTATGATTAATTTTTTTATATATTTTCTTTTTATATGCACATTTATCCTGCCAGTGCATCTGTTTGGATTAGATTAATCTGCTTTCTACTGCTATTTCTACCAGCTTAATAATTATGACGCGATTCGCAGTGCTGGTTAGACTTCCTCGTCCTTTGGTCCCCAAATCGCATTGATGTTTTTTCTTAGAACCAGCAGGGCTGCCGTTTCAGCCAGTGCTGACTCTTTCCTCTGGAGTTCCTTCTTAACCTGCTTTAACTCTTTTTCTATTTCTTTTTCCCGACGTTGTGAAGTGGCTAGTTCCTGAGCCACACCGCCATTAGCCTGCATACAGTTGCCCTGCCAAGACTTGACCTGCTCAACAGGCAAACCTTTCTTACGACAGGTATTCTGCTTTTTCGATCTCACTAGAGTGGATGTCTCAACCACGATGAGAAATTTGTCGCGTGTGCTCTATTGCTCAATTCGCCGTTCACCAGAAGGCGCTGCAAATCCCTTCCCTCGTATTTCCCTCCGCCACAACTTCAAAGTCCCCTCTGGAACGCCTATCTTCTGCTGAATCAGACTAAGAGACTGGTCGTTTGGCGGTAACATCTTCGCAATAATAGAACTTTTTAACTCTTTTGGATATCTCATGTCGTTTTCCCTCCTGTGTTCCTTCAGGGATACTTTTCATAAGTCTCTACGTCAACTATCGTAACACAGGAGGATAATCTTAAAAGATAGGATAGATTAACTTGCCAAATTGATTTTTAGCAAATAGTCTATTGTTTTTTTTCGTAAATACGATGCCAGTAAAAAATTGATGTCCATAAACTCTTCGGGGAGTTGACCGTTTTGTCGGCTTTCGTTAATTCGCTTTTCAAGATATTTGATTTCATCCGGAGTAAGATTTATCTCTTCTTTCTCAATAACAGAATTTATCATAAGTTCCCAGAGAATCCTTCTGGATGCCTCTTCCTTACATTCGGCCAGCAATTGGTCTGCGGTTATTTTTCTATGGATCAAATATTCCATAAGTTCCATATCATCAACTATTTTGAGTTCTTCAGTAAATTTCTTATATAAATCTTCAGCAGCTGAATCCAATTCTTCTTCATCAAATTCATACTTACATTGTTTAACTAAAGCTTGAAAAATCAAGAGAATATTTGCCTCCCGTTCCTTCCCCTCTTTTTCGTGAGTGATTTTTAGGGCAAGCATATTTTTTAAGTCTTTCAGGTTTTTTAGATCAGGTTCAACTTTCCTAATTAATTCTTCAGTCAATTCTGGTTTCTTCACCACAAAAACGCTCTTAATCTTAACGGTAAATGTAAACTCGCTTCCCCACCAACGCTGAAATTCTAAGGCATCGGGCTGAATAACACTCTCAAAGGTCACTGTGTCGCCCATTTTCTTCCCTAGGAGATTTGCACTAACTTCTCGAAATACACCTTCACTGCCGACTATTAATTTTGTATCGATGTTTCTTATAACCGGTACTGTTGCATCCTTTTCATAACCGTCAATATCCACGATTACATAATCGTTTGTTTTAATAGGCTCATTTCTTTTTTCTTCTTCAATTTCATCAAAAGAGCCTATGATATAATCTAAGGCTTGCTGAATCTCCTCTTCTTGGACTGTTGTATCAAAACGCTTGACATTTAGACCCTTATATTGTCCAAGTTCGAACTGTTTCATTATCACGATTCCTCCCTCGTTATGTCTATTTGATACGCTACTTTCTCAGGAAAATTTCAACGGTCAGCCCTCAGGATTCCTACTGACTGAAGCATTACAACAAAATGGGCGACTGCGAAAATAAGGATCAAGAGTGTGAAGACCAGGTCTCTTGTTCTTCCTTTTTTTTGCGTTTCAATCGATCTACTCTCTGTTTCCATATTCTTACCTCCTCATTTCGCCAACGGTTAAGCAAATTGTAAATAAATCCTACCGGACAGAAGAATTTACAATAAAAACGGCTAATAAATAAGCTCATAAACAAGAAGATCGGTAACATCAACCACATTAACCATACCGATTTGAACAGGAAGAGCGCGCCAAAAGGCTGGTAATCCAATGTCCCATAGTCACCCAGTAATGTGCCCAGCAGAAGTGCAACCCATAAAATGGTCGGAGCTACCAGCCTGAGTATTTTAATAGTCTTCTGGGAAATATTCAGAGATTTGAACCCTGCAGCCTTGTTAAGAATCTCCTGTACTGCTCCAAAAGGACAAATCCAAGCGCAATACAGATTTTTTCCCAAAAGGATAATAAATCCGAGAGACCCGGCCATAAGCACATACCATTTCAGGTTAGTTATCCTGGGAATCTGCAACGTAATTGCTGAAAGAAGCAAGCTGCCTGTCACAAACTGATTAACGAGAAAACCAAGCACCACGACACTAACCAGCAGGAATGCCAGACGTATTTTTACGAGCTTCTTGATAAAGGCTGAGGCAAACGCAATTAAAAACATCGCAATCATGGCCATATCCTTCCAGCTAAGCTGGAATAAATCGTAAGGGTTGGCCCATTGGGTGTTAAAAAATTGCCCTGATAAATAAGAATTCCCTTTGTTCACAGCCTCAGCCACAGCATGTGACGACACTGTTGAACCTGTTACCCGGTCAATATAATTATTTGTTTTTATACTACCCAGATATCCCGAATATCCATATGCTCCTCCCAAATAAATAGGCTCCTTGATTGCAAGACCTTGAAAGCCGTCAAAATACTTTTGGTCTGTGAGCCTTTCAAAAAAAACCGGAGTCTCTCCCTGTTTAGTAATAATAACTTTCTCTATAAGGCCCTTTTCGTTGACGATAGTCATAGCCTCAACTTTGGATTGATATCCTATAGCCGAATCACATACTGCATAGAAACGTCCCTGTGCCGTATCGATTTTATAGGCATGCTGATTCCCCATCATTTTTTCTATGGATATAACGCCGAGAACATTTTTTTGGATGATTCCCTTGTAATCAACCGATTGAGGAGCCCAGAACACACCATATAAAATAGCTATTATGGCAGTGAGAAGTAAAGAAAATTGATAATAGTATTCCCATCCTCTTCTATTTTCCAACTCTGCTTTATTTTTCTTTGTTTTCACAGCTTATGAACCTCTTAAAAAATTATGAAGATTATAGAGCTGAGCCAGTAAGTATCTGAAGAGACACTTACTGGCCTCATTAATCCTATGGCTTGATGCTCTAATTGCTAAGCAGAAATAGTATCCGAACTTTCTCTGATTTTTTTTGCCGGATGGTTAGCCAGCCTGTAAGTAATAATCGCAGGAATAAGTGCCGTGCCTCCGAAGAAGATAAATCCCATGCCAATAGCTTGGTATTCACGCTCCGAAAAGCTGGAATATCCCCAGGCCAAAGCAAATATAAAGAAAAAGTTGGCGAGGAACCCGCAGATTTGAAGAGGTATGGTATCTTTGCCCTTCCCTTTCAGATACCGCCAGATCCCGTATTGGATAAGCAATGCAGTCATACCCAGTGCCATCCAAATCAGCACATCATATATATTCATAATACCTTTCACTCCTTATAATAATTTTCTCCTTTTGATTAATATATTTGACATTGAAATCACTATTGTTTTATAGACTCAGGATTATTCCAGAAGTCTTTGACCATGTTCTGAACATAACCCGATTCAAGTCTTTCATCAGGGTTTACAGGCCCGTTATAGCCGAACCATTCATCAAACTTGCGGGCTGCATCCTGAAGCAATGGAATTTGGGTGGCTATTCTGGCCACATCGTGGTTCCAGGTCTCGACTTTGTTCCACGAACATACAGCCACACAATTTGCGCAGGGACTACCGTTATAGGCCCAGAAAGAGCCGCAACGGTTGGAATCAAGATGCCATTTTTCAGTATATGGATTTTCGGCTACCTCACAATCCTCTGGCTGCAGAACCTTAGGGTCTTTCTCATGGGAGATGGCCTGGGCGGGGCAGGCATCCGCACATTTTTTGCACAGGCGGCAGAACTCGCGTACCCCGAATTTTCTCGGCTTGTCCGGAGCAAGTTCCAGGTCGGTGTAGACTTTGGCGATGCGATGTCTCGGACCGAATTTCTGGGTAATTAAAAGTCCGTTTCTGCCTGCTTCTCCAAGCCCGGCCTGAACGGCCATAGGAACACTTATTCCGGTATCGTTTCCGCACGGCGCTGCATAATAGCCAAGCTTCCTCAGAAAAACCGCGATTTTGTAAGCTACTTCTGCCATATTGGAGTAACTTTTCCCCACCGTGGCACTGGAAATGACTGACGGTGAGGTGCGTATAGCTTCGTAATCCTCTTCAAGAACGAAGACAATCACACTTTTTGGTTTGAAACCTGCATACTTCTCCCAATCAGGTTCAAATTTTGCATGTCCGAAAACTTCTACTCCCCCGCCTGACAGCATCTTTGGCAAATCCCATGGCAGATATTTGGTTCTGCCGTTGGGCATTTTACAAGGTTTTAGAATCTTCCTGCCCCAGGTAGAATAGGTCCAACGCTCGTCATAGGGTGCGATGCCGACTAGATCGG
This genomic stretch from Dehalobacter restrictus DSM 9455 harbors:
- a CDS encoding sensor histidine kinase encodes the protein MKNMNVILVPVIALEIALGLYLQNTFLLAAFMVIDAGYLFWYIKNLEKKAVPLHTLSRADLSVKIANETLPYLRGGLNKQNAEAIAKIIQGIAQVAAVSITDCEKQLAYLGAGCDRHHPGDKILTAATREVIQTAKYKVVQTQEELNCPMSDTCDCPLAAAVIVPLSCKGNVVGTFKLYETKGGKISPDLIRLALGMGQILSLQVEVAELDHQTNLTMEARLDALQAQINPHFFFNVLNTIIATSRTNPNRARRLLIHLAEFFRKSLKSKGALISLREEMEFVNNYFVLEKARFGKKLKIKLEIPKELMAAEVPRLSIQPLVENAVKHGITPMIMLNGVVTIRVRELGLEDGKSELFVEVIDNGMGIEEDRLKDVLLPGVGSGNGVGLANVHARLKGLYGSEYGLNIESKIGEGTTVEMRLPYKQTSPQQPSAEPWIQDPMSSTRARNGI
- a CDS encoding TrkA C-terminal domain-containing protein, with the translated sequence MEQAKYQEIANEIAHAVVLGEFREGDKIHGRSTLAGRFNVSPETIRRAIAILQNEGVVRVKPGIGIIVNSRIEAEKFLKSFDQKNEVQAFIDELKSLMEQRKEIDGQIDVLLQKVSTYADRYISRWNDVEELKIQPESSAIGCSLRELKVREETGATVVGVVRNGNENFSPEADFLLEEGDILLVVSSENGNKKVRSLLK
- the eam gene encoding glutamate 2,3-aminomutase, encoding MAIELYRPHRDYHYFSIKRAEELKQRIEPYLQKANQIPAGLNLTDLYSAQKERILQYFGATQEIWDDWRWQMSHRITDVNTLDSLFPLTDAQKNEISTVGRIYRWAVSPYYLSLMDFSNPEDPILLQGIPKIEELFDKSGEEDPMGEALTSPAPCITRRYPDRLIINVTNMCGMYCRHCQRRRNIGETDGHKEKEDLKVALDYIRENPEIRDVLITGGDAFLLSDQTIEWLLAELHSIPHVEIKRLGTRVPVTLPMRITDELLAILAKYPPIYINTQFNHPKEVTLEAKKAADRLVSAGVVLGNQAVLLKGINTDPDVMKKMNQELLKIRVRPYYIFHAKNVKGTRHFIPSIQEGLAVMEALRGFTSGLAVPTYIINAPKGGGKTPLLPQYLLSLDEHRAVLKTWEGKIVYYENHYADEG
- a CDS encoding TIGR01212 family radical SAM protein (This family includes YhcC from E. coli K-12, an uncharacterized radical SAM protein.), encoding MNKRYYTLNEHFRGFFGEKVIKVSLDAGLSCPNRDGTISDGGCIFCSEKGSGDFAGQRGLSIREQFNQVRERTLKKWPKAKYIAYFQSFSATYGPEDYLENLYQEALALEDVVGISVSTRPDCLNEAILDVLEDLNKQTYLWVELGVQSVHNKTLDWLNRGHDFDCFLEGVNKLRQRNIQVCTHIIMGLPCETREEMFRTAQVISQIPIQGIKIHSLHILRGTPLADLYSQGSLQLLSMEQYIDLVANILEILPPNMIIHRLMGDGPLNDVIAPMWTRRKWEVLNGIDQEMERRGSFQGIHYNAKIPLTW
- a CDS encoding ammonium transporter, with product MNYTTGDIGFMIISTALVMLMTPGLAFFYGGLVKKRHVLSMMMQSIIAMGVVTLIWVVLGYSLAFGPDIGSVIGGLDHLMLNGVGLEPRTEGATIPHLLFMVFQMMFAILTPALMTGATAERLRFPAFVLLMSFWSLLVYVPIAHWVWGGGWLGNLGALDFAGGTVVHISSGFSGLIAALVIGKRINKSTDPTIPHNIPYVILGGTLLWFGWFGFNAGSELAADGIAVIAFVTTFIAAALGLLGWVVAEKLHRGKPTVLGAISGAVAGLVAITPACAYVTNASAMVIGLVAGGLCYFAVAILKDKLGYDDALDAFGIHGIGGTWGALATGIFCTTAVNPLGKDGLFYSGEFHQVGIQLIAVLATYIYAGLVTFILLKVIGAITPLTATDAEQVSGLDTTQHGESAYPDFEGLTANSIYNL
- the amrS gene encoding AmmeMemoRadiSam system radical SAM enzyme; the protein is MAGFSECPLCPHHCKLKEGQSGFCKVRGCRNGEIIPLTFAEVAAFHLDPVEKKPLYHFYPGSWIFSVGSYGCNLHCFFCQNHEISQKYEQGRRISPKRLTEMAGEDQSVGICFTYTEPLVWYEMIMETAPLVKERGGKVVLVSNGIIEQKYLEYLIPYIDAVNIDIKGFTPEFYEKYTGGKLEWVLKTVETLVSNVHTEITTLIIPSLNDNPQEIKALAKWLSGLNVPLAWHLSKYHPMHKSKIPATDEKKLKKLWGLAKDCLPYVYLGNMAGGNTTYCPQCGQEVITRDMQVTVKTTEGKCRCGQEIWGVGLL
- the amrA gene encoding AmmeMemoRadiSam system protein A, which codes for MSLVYVGFVPHPPILVPEVGHGEEKGCQQTAEAYRTLVQQVIRMNTQTVLIVSPHAQLAEQGLVILDGDSLSGSFSRFGAGQVSLSFETDQQLAETIREKIPDAIPVRAELDHGSLIPLYFLHQAGWSGKIVILSMPMSRPEHYGKKVGQILNDAAERCALIASGDLSHRLKEDGPYGFHPSGPKLDQLIVKGLKRDTTLLRGIPASLLDEAGQCGYHSLLFALGAREGAIKVLSYEGPFGVGYLIAEIFRSSPIAGYARECLTYYLTSQPFDRLNIPGDTLLKEKKGCFVSLKKDGTLRGCIGTIQPVREDLASEIRHNAIAAGTQDPRFWPVQPEELPLISVSVDVLGDTEKITGPEELDPQRYGVVVRRGGKVGLLLPHLEGIDTVEEQVGIAKQKAGIDPGEEVELWRFEVERFFE
- a CDS encoding transposase — protein: MRSKKQNTCRKKGLPVEQVKSWQGNCMQANGGVAQELATSQRREKEIEKELKQVKKELQRKESALAETAALLVLRKNINAIWGPKDEEV